The Sphaeramia orbicularis chromosome 16, fSphaOr1.1, whole genome shotgun sequence genome window below encodes:
- the LOC115436297 gene encoding zinc finger protein 239-like translates to MDGRPTCNQCGKAFTTAGGLKIHHRVHTGERPYNCDQCGKTYTTAFHLKIHQRIHTGEKPFICYQCGKAFIDPSYLKTHVRIHTGERPYSCDQCGKAFTRVSELKIHQRIHTGEKPYGCGRCAKAFTTANRLKMHQRIHTGERPYDCDQCGKTYTTASDLKIHQRIHTGERPYGCDQCGKAFTRMSHLKTHQRIHSGEKPFSCYQCGKAFIDSSYLNIHLRIHTGERPYCCDQCGKAFTSANCLKRHQRIHTGERPYDCEKCGKAFIRMSGLKIHQRIHTGERPYDCDQCGKTFRTLSALQPHRCVHHKNKMYPCDRCTKIFWSSSSYKCHQRTHIGENSNQC, encoded by the coding sequence atggatggaagacccacttgtaaccagtgtggaaaggctttcaccaCAGCAGGTGGCTTAAAAATCCACCACCgtgtccacactggagaaaggccatacaactgtgaccagtgtgggaagacttacaCCACAGCATTTcacttaaaaatccaccaacggatCCACACTGGGGAGAAACCATTCATCTGTTATCAATGTGGAAAGGCCTTCATTGATCCAAGTTACCTTAAAACCCAcgtacgcatccacactggagaaagaccctATAGCTGTGACCAATGCGGAAAGGCTTTCACCAGAGTAAGTGAATTGAAAATTCACCAACGCATCcatactggagaaaaaccatatggctGTGGCCGTTGTGCAAAGGCTTTTACCACAGCAAATCGCTTAAAAatgcaccaacgcatccacactggtgaaagaccatatgactgtgaccagtgtgggaagacttacaCCACAGCAAGTgacttaaaaatccaccaacgcatccacactggagaaagaccatatggctgtgaccagtgtggaaaagCGTTCACCAGAATGAGTCATTTAAAAACCCATCAACGGATTCACAGTGGAGAGAAACCATTCAGCTGTTAtcagtgtggaaaggctttcattGATTCAAGTTACCTTAACAtccacctacgcatccacactggagaaagaccatattgctgtgaccagtgtggaaaggctttcacctCAGCAAATTGCTTAAAAaggcaccaacgcatccacactggagaaagaccatatgattgTGAGaagtgtgggaaggctttcatCAGAATGAGTGGGcttaaaatccaccaacgcatccacaccggagaaagaccatatgactgtgaccagtgtgggaagactttcagaaCCTTGTCTGCATTACAACCTCACCGTTGTGTTCACCACAAGAATAAGATGTACCCCTGTGATAGGTGCACGAAGATATTCTGGTCATCTTCGTCTTACAAGTGTCATCAACGGACCCATATTGGAGAGAATTCCAACCAGTGCTGA